A genomic region of Palaemon carinicauda isolate YSFRI2023 chromosome 11, ASM3689809v2, whole genome shotgun sequence contains the following coding sequences:
- the LOC137649675 gene encoding oplophorus-luciferin 2-monooxygenase non-catalytic subunit-like gives MGLFVLIFCFVWVSAVNSQQTMSIESEMDLCPEPAEIDPCSCYVEEYDIKFDCSSVITEDQLRKIFADSFPGTESRKLTIKDNNLLTVLHDGVFGKTQFVEVSITGTNIHTIEAGAFRGSYNRVEKMDLSDNKLMSYPFVELTNFTKLVQLDLTSNIISDLTSITSETLEDLFIGANVLKSIPASAFKKAPQLRRFRAGRNIIDYIHELTFSASHYLQQVDLTANKITNIARHTFVFNGTVTSLYISFNSISTLGPNAIKGVTSSVNFEDNALKTFDEKVWRTVLEDGATVSIKNNPLQCGCDIR, from the exons ATGggtttgtttgttttaattttctgTTTTGTGTGGGTGTCAGCCGTTAACAGCCAGCAAACGATGTCTATTGAATCGGAAATGGACTTGTGTCCTGAACCGGCAGAGATAGATCCTTGTTCCTGTTACGTGGAAGAATACGACATCAAATTCGACTGTTCGAGTGTCATTACCGAAGATCAGCTGAGGAAGATCTTCGCCGATAGCTTTCCAGGAACGGAATCCAGGAAGCTCACCATCAAAGACAACAACCTGCTGACTGTTCTTCACGATGGTGTGTTCGGAAAGACCCAGTTCGTGGAAGTTAGCATCACGGGCACAAACATCCACACCATAGAAGCAGGAGCATTTAGAGGCAGTTACAACAGGGTCGAGAAAATGGACTTAAGCGATAACAAACTCATGTCTTATCCCTTCGTGGAATTGACGAATTTCACAAAGCTTGTGCAGTTAGATCTTACTTCTAATATCATAAGTGATCTAACGTCAATCACATCAGAAACGCTGGAAGATTTATTCATAGGGGCCAATGTGTTGAAGAGTATTCCAGCGAGTGCTTTCAAGAAAGCGCCTCAGCTACGGAGATTCCGGGCGGGGAGAAACATTATTGATTACATACATGaac TGACTTTCAGCGCATCACACTATCTACAACAAGTAGACTTGACTGCCAATAAGATAACAAATATTGCAAGGCATACTTTTGTTTTCAATGGAACAGTCACTTCGTTATACATAAGCTTCAATTCCATAAGCACTTTGGGACCAAATGCAATTAAGG GTGTAACTAGTTCGGTGAACTTCGAGGACAACGCTTTGAAAACCTTTGATGAAAAAGTTTGGCGAACCGTTCTTGAGGATGGAGCAACTGTTTCTATCAAGA ATAATCCTCTTCAGTGTGGCTGTGACATTCGTTGA